The DNA segment CCCAAGGGCAGTGGTGGAGGGGTCTTGTTTCTCTGCCGTCTTTTCTGAAGGCCTCGGCCCAGGGCCCCATggcttcagctcctctgccatctGCTCCTTTGGGTCAGTGTCCTCAGCTTCAAGTCAAAGGCTCCAACATGGAGGATGGGACTGGGGGTGCTTAGACACCTGTGCCGGGTGCCTGCTAGGACCACGTGAGGTTCTGGAATCAAGACAGATAACCACATGGCCCTCTGAGCCTGCCTCCTGCCACGTGGCGGGAAGCCCCCTTgaccccccacctgccccaggatGCCCGCTTGCTAGGTCGCTGGTGACCTGGCCTGGGCATCAGGTGGCTGTGACTTCTGTAAGGCAGAAGGTCCTTTTGTCCTGTCCCAGCTTCTGGATGTgccctgtgcagacagagggtccAGTTCGCCCGGAGGGTGACAGAATCCCAGGCGAGACAGCAGAACGCCATGTTACACTGGCGCACGTGGGCCTCCCCAAAGGGAAGCCCATGGCTGAAAGCCGGCACCCCCTAGAATGACACAGAGTTCCAGTAAGTTCTTCCAGAGGACAGCAGGTGTTACATTATGATTGCAGATTTGCGGGTTGGAGCCCTGAGGAGAGGAGCTCAGCTTCCTGAGCTGCGAGTGTGAGTCCTGACCCTGCAGGGCAGTCCCGGGCCTTGGCCGCCTGGTGCGGGTCAAGGGGCTCTtgaccccacccagcctctgcAGTGCCATCTCCCATCCCTGCTGTGGCCAGAGCTTCAGGCATCTGCGGGGCCAGGACAGGCCAAAGCCGGCTGGGCAGGGACTGCAGGTGAAACCAGGCCCTCCGGCCCACCCACAGGCTGGCATCTGTGGCCTTTGGCTTCACAGATGGGGCAGGAGGCAGTTGGCTATGGAGGTGGTAGGGGAGAGGCTGGAGTCTGCATTTGAGGCTGCAGAAGGCCAAAacacagcccagggcctggctggccAGCAGGATGGCTCTGTACACTGCCCGTTCTGCAGAGCAGGTTTGTTCTCACGCCAGAGCATGCAGACAGGAGGCAGCCTGTCTTCGTCCTGCATCTGCTCCCCCCCAGCACTGCTGACTGCACCTGGGGGAGTGGGCAGGGGACTTCAGGGAGGTGCCCACCTCCGTAAGCACATCTGCACGTGTCTTATTTGCATTCTGGCACCCTCTGTTTTGCTACTGGCATTTTTCACTTGAGATCCTGAGCGTTTTtcacgtgtgtgtgtgctttaagaacgtggacacacacacaggagTCTCTGTTCTTGTTAACAACTGCACAGCCAGACCCTGGATGCATGAGACATAATTTAGTGAACCTTAGTGTTCCCTGTTGGTGGAGAAAAGGAGGTTGGGAAAACCCATAAAATGGTGAAAACCTAGATGCCCAGCAGCCCTGTGCAGTGGGGGTTCTTCCCGGCCTCCCCCGCCCCCAGGGGTCAGCCTTGTCCAGCCCCCAGCCATGTGTCTCCTCCCCAGGGGGAGTTCCTCTGTGTTGAGCTTGGCTCCATTTCTCCCTCATTTCTGTACATCGGTTTGTGTGGGCAGTTCGTTCGCAGCCCCCCGCACCTTGTCCTAAAGCAGAGCCTTCGCTGTGGAATGTGCTGCTTTGTCCGAGGGCTTCGCTAACTGAGCGtccgtctctctcctctgcacagCCCTGGGGCCCGACTCCTGCTCTGCTGGTGTAGAGGAGTAAGCCGGTATGTGATCGCCCTCCCACGCATGGGGGGCGGCCCCGAGGGGCGTCCCTGGCGGGCTGCTGGAGAGAGGACCCCCTCCAGCCACCACTCCCCCTCCCTCCATGGGCCTTCCTCCCCACTTTCCAGCGTTCTTCCGCGTCCATGTCTTCCCCAGTGTTCTGGATTCTAACTCCAGGGCTCTGTAGACGCACTTCTCCTTCGTCTTTCCAAGGTGGTCCTGTGGGGTCTGACCCTGGCTGACTTTTGGAGCAGGAGGTTTTCTGTCCAGGCTAGGCGGCCCAGTCAGGCTCCCCCTGCCTTTAGGGTCCCGGAACTCAGCCCTAGTTGAGAACCCATTTTTGCTGCTAACCTGTCCCCCACTCCCACCTCTGGAACCTCCCGTAATACCAGCACTCCCTCCACCTGCGTGACCACAGCCGACATTTCACGGAAGGCGGTTCCTGGCCCATGCTTGGTGACCCCGGGCCTGCTCCTGGGGCCACCGAGCTGACCCCACAGGCTGCCCAAACAGGCAGAGGCTCTGGggacccctgcccctcctccacgTGCTGTCAGCGGCTCTGGGGAACCTGGGTGGAGAACCCGGTGTTGGCACGGGGGTTCCCAGATGTGCGTGGTGTGGAACATTCCAGCCGGACTCCCACCCCGCCCAGGAAACAAGGGCCCAGCCGCCTGGCCGGGGACGCATCGGCCCTGCAGCTACAGCCCTCCTCCCAGGTGCTGTTCCAAGCCAAGGCCGCAGCGAGGGCTATTCTGACAGTCCCACAAATCCTTCCTGTCCTCCTTGAACATTTCCTCTGATGACTCTTACCCTCTGTTGAAATAGGGCCCAGTGCTTTTATGAAGCTGCCTCTGGCCTACACATCAGCAGGAGATGCTGAGTTTGCAATTTAGGTGAAACCTCTAGAAGTGGGTAACGGGTGAGGCTGAGCTGGGGAACCGTTTTGCCTGTGGGCTATGTGGCAGAGCCGATGTGCCGCACAGAGCCACAGCTGCTAGACATAGTCCCTGTCTGGCCACGGGCAGTGTTGGGCAGCAGGGGGCATCAGGCAGCCCCGGGAAGTGTGCTGGcccctctgctgctgcagccaGGCCTGGGCAGACCTGGTCCCAGGACAGAGCGGCTTCTAAGGAAGGCAGGGTGCTCCTGGTGCTTCCTGCAGCGCCACTGCACACCCAGGTCCAAGACCGCTCTCCTCTGCCTGGCGCTGCGTCCAGCCCGATCCAGTGCAAAGCTCCGCAGGACAGTGGCTGGTCGGATCCCAGGAAGCATGGACCACATGAGGGAGGAGACGCAGGGGCGGGCAGTCTGTCATTGTGTCTGTCCCAGGGCTTCAGGTGCTGGCACTCTGGGGTGATCTGCTCTGCGGGGAGCAGGCCCCCACTTGCTTGGCACGGGCTGGAGCCCCAAGCCCTCTGTGCGGTTGCACCACAGACAAGGGGGGTGCTTAGGTGGCCCAGCATGTTCGAGGGTTCATGGTCAGTGGGACCCAGAGCCTGGCAGGTGCGACAGGGTGACTGCGCTGAGTATGacccctcctccctctgctcccacccGCAGGATGGTCCACCTCCGTGGAGACGCCCCGCAGCCTCCGCACCACCGGCCTCCCCCGGCCCATGCTTGGTGACCCCAGGCCTGCTCCTGGGGCCACCGAGCGGACTCCACTCTGAGAGTCTGGCCAGCCTGGCAGCATGGAGCCCTCGGCTCCCCAAACTTTGCCAAGGGGCCACCCGGACTCCAGCGTGACCCCCAGCCTCTCCTGTCTGCACGCCCTGTGTGGCCACTGGCTCCAAGGGGCCATGCAACCCTTGATTAAAGAGCACAGTGGACTGTCCCCTTTGACAAAACTTTTTCTACAGTTGATGTATTTGTAAATGGTACAAGATGAAGGACAGCAGCTTTCTGTCCCGGGCACTGAGCTCCGGGGGTTCCCCCGAGGCCCCTGTTGGCTGAGCAGTGTGGGCGAGGGCTGACCACTCATGTGTGGCCCAGATGGGCTTTACCCCGGTTGGTGGGGGCTTGATACCCCAAGAACTCAGCAAGCCAGCAGACGGAAATTTATTGGTGGGAGAAGTGCTGTCTTCACAGGAGATGTTAAGGGGACTTGCTGCcaggggagggaaggagtggGGTGCAGGTCACGGTCAGTGAAGGAAACAGTGCCTGTTGCCTACCCCACATGTCTGTCCTTGGCGTCCCTGGCTCTCACTGCTGCTTTGCGCCCTCGGATGCTCTGGCCCTTCAGTGCGGGGCCCCCCCAGCCCCCAGTCCCCAGCCCTTCCCCGCAGTCCCACTCGGCCCTTGGGGCAGTCTGACCCCGGGGCTGAGGTGCGGACACACAGACATTGGCAGCAGCGGGTGTCCGGTGGCACTTTCTCAGAGGGGGCTTTGCCTTCGTCAGCAATCCCTCCAGGTTGGGGGGCGCCCTTCGGCTTGGCCGGCAGCACTGCAGCCTACCCGCCCCAGGTCCTGGGTGGCTTCTATGCTCCCCCTTTGCTGACATTTGTGTTTCTCTTTGATTTGTTCTGTCTGGGGTACTTGTGGTGGGATCTGCCTTGGGAGGAGGGTCCCATCTCAGGGGACCTCgtttatattttttaagctaGACCTTCCAGGCAACAGGATGGCCAAGGGGGTGTCCTGCCTGGTGCACCAGGGTGGGAACTGTCCCTGCAGGGGCCTTGACCCGGGCGGGTGGCTTTGTGTAGCTCTCTGGGGTGGGAACGCTTTCCTGCAGAGGGATTGGATCCCCCAGGAGTGACCCTGGGAAGGAGGGCTCTAGGGCAGCCAGCGGCAATCCCCGGGGCCCCAGCCTGCCTGCAGCCCGGGCTGTCCCAGTGCTCTCTAACGCTCGCCACTTGGTGCTCCGGAGTGCCACCCGCAGTGGCTGGGCTGTGTTCCCTCCTGGCCGAGCTCAGGTGGCTCGTCTCAGCTCCCTGTCTCGCCTTCCCTGCCACCCACATTGCACCCGTGCAGGCTGGCTGCCTGGCTCCCTCCCTGCACCCCTCTCCTCTCCACCAACCCCTAGCCTCTCGCCATTGGTATTGGTGCCAGTACTCTGTTTGAAGGTTGGTCTTGGCCTTTGACTTACATGTGCTCATTTGATGTACTTATTGActagttttggtttgtttttactgTATATTTATAGTAATAAAATCATGCAGCAATATCCCATCCACTCCTTCCTCTGTGCACAGCACGAGGCCTCGGCTGTTTCTCGGCCAGGAGTCAGGACAGCTGAGTGGCTGGTGGTGGCTCTGACACCCTCATGGTGTAGCCCCTGGTTCTTCCAGTGTAAGATGTCAGTGATGTACAACTTCCAGGAGCACCGCCCGGGTGCGTGCGGAGCGTGAGCTGCTGTTTTTATCACTTTGTGGTCCTTGTGCTGAGTCTCAGTTTGGAGCAATGGGAACCCAGGGGACTTGGCTTGGCCTTCGGAGCAGGTGGAGGAGCCCAGGGCCTCCAGAATTGCGAGTCTGCTGCAGTCTCTGTCTCCACGGGTGATGCATCCCACAGATGTTTACTGAACACATACCGTGTGCTGGGGGTGTTGGGTGCAGAATGGGCAAGGTCCCGGCCCCTGGGAGCTTGTGTTCTAGTCAGCTGGACACTGCATAAGTAACCTGAGCTTTCTCAGGTTTCGTTTATGTTAGGAAGAGAGTCAACTGGTGATGAAAATGGAGTCACATGGGGGACTAACCTGTGGCCAGGAGGGCTTCTCTGAGGAAACATTTCAGCAGAGCACCGGAAGACGCAAAATAGCTGCCCTGGAAGAGCTCCTCAGGCAGCCAGCCTGGCGTGCAAGGCCCAGAGACACGGGTCAGCCGCAAGTGCCCACTGAGTGGAAGGAAGCGTGAGTGGCCCCAGTGGCTGGAGCTTTGGCATCGAAGGGTATGGAGTGCAGACACTGCAGGGTCTCGTAGGGGCAATCAGTTTCATTCCTAGAGTCAGGTTTGTAAGCAGGGGCGCAACTCTCCAGCTGTCAATGTTGGCAGTGTGTTGGAGGGGCACATTTGGCCACCTGGAAGCCAGAGCCCAGCTGGGGACCTTCTACCTGCCAGGCTCCCATGGCCAGTGAGTGGCTTCACAGTAGAGAAAGACTGGTGCCAAGAATGCCTACGTCAGCCCTGCTCACAGCACCGCCAGCCAGCAGCCTCCCCGTCCAAACCCTGAGTCCTGACAGGGCCACAGCAGGCACGAGAGCCTCCCACTCAGGGTCTAGGGTCCTGCCCCATGTCTCGTGGACCTAATGTGTGAGGTCCTGGGGGATCCTGCCAACACTTGGCTGTCCTCTGCCCTCCTCTCAGGGCAGCCTTCCCTGGGCCACAGAGCCTACCCGCGCTGCATGGCTCTCCCCAGGCTACGCCTGGGACAGAACCACTGTTGGCGAGTGCTTCCTTCTCAGCAAATCCATGTCCACCATGGGAGGAAAGTGAAGCTTGGGCTAGCCGGTGGGGTGAGGGGGGGATTCAGGGGAGGTTTCTGATGCTCCTGAACCCTCACAACTTTTACCCACCAGACACGGGTATCCCAGACCCTTCTCTGTGGACACTGGGTAGGAGAGGGTGGGATCCAGGTGGGATACTGGCTGTGGCACCAACTGCTGTGTGCATTTAGCCAAGTCCTGTCCTCTGAGCCCTAGGTTCCTCAGTAAATTGGGGTGACCCCATTTTCTCTAGATGCAGCTGGCATATGGTGCCTGGCTTGGAGAATACCTGGAGCGCTGAATTTAAGTCAGTTTCAGCCCTAGCAGGCTGGGTGTGGTCTTGGACTAACGGGGCAGTTGGGGCTGTCAGGCGTCCAGCAGTGACCTCTTAGCCGGTGGTGGGCGCCCAAGAGGGTCGGGTGGTACGTGTGCTAGGGGATTGTGCCCTCTGGTCGCCCGGCTCGGCTGAGCCCTCGAGTGGGAAGCTGACAGTGGGAAGCCCGCGAGACGGCGCTCCCCGGAAGGCTCTGGGGAAGGCGCGACTCTCGGCGGCTGGGGGCGACACGGTCGTTGGGGCTCCCGCCGCGCTCCTTAGGATGCAGTTTGAGCCCAGCCCGCAGGTGCCGAGGTCCCCAATCCACGCTCCACTCCAGCGGGCTCGACGGGCGCAGGGCATCCTGGGCGTCGTGGTTTTCGAGGACTGGGCGGGCCCTGCGCGCTGCCCCGCCCTTTGCACGCGCCCCTTAAGCTGTCAGCGTCGCGATGGGCTCCGCGGCTCCGCGCGTAAGCGGCTGGCGGAGGGGCGGGGCCTGTAGCGCGGCTGCCCGCGGATTGGCCGGGTGCGGCGGGGTGGGCCCGCGCATGCCCTTAAGGGGAAGCGCGCTGGCGGCGGGGGGCAGCGCCAAGATGTCGACGGCGGGGCTCCCGGAGCTGAAACAGATCAGCCGGGTGGAGGCGATGCGCCTGGGCCCGGGCTGGAGCCATTCGTGCCACGCTATGCTGTACGCCGCCAACCCCGGGCAGCTCTTCGGCCGCATTCCCATGCGCTTCTCGGTGCTGGTGAGGacgcgggcggcgggcgggcggggaAGGGGCGCCGCTGTGTCCCCGCGCCCCTGACCCGACGCCCCCTTGCAGATGCAGATGCGCTTCGACGGCCTGCTGGGCTTCCCCGGGGGCTTCGTGGACCGGCGCTTCTGGTCGCTGGAGGACGGGCTGAACCGggtgctgggcctgggcctgggctgtCTGCGCCTCACCGAGGCCGACTACCTGAGCTCGCACCTGACCGAGGGCCCGCACCGCGTCGTGGCTCACCTGTACGCGCGGCAGCTGACGCTGGAGCAGCTGCACGCCGTGGAGATCAGCGCGGTGCACTCGCGCGACCACGGTCTGGAGGTGGGGCcgccgcccgggccccgccccccgccccgggGTTTGGCTCTGGCCCCGCGGAAGGCACCGATGGGTAACACGTCTCCCTGAGGGTCCCCCTGGCCGGGCTGGGTGGGCTGTCGCTGTCTCCACCATcgggctggggagggggtggtcTGGGATCGGGCTCCCTCTGGGCTGTGTTCCATCTGCCTTGCTGCCTGCCATTGCCAATCCTGGGGGTGGGAATGGGGTTGGTggggggatgggatgggatggggtagGGTGGGATGGTGCCTGCTCGGGAGGTGGGAAACTGAAGGGCAAATACTGGGACTCGTAGGGCTGGATTCCCGTGGTGGGGGCGGGGGCATGAAGTCCTTAAAGTCTGGATGGGGCTGGGAATGACATTTGCGGTCCCCGGGATTCACCAGGTGGAAGGCGGAGCATGGGGTGCAGGCTTCCCGTCAGCAGATCAGGGGCCAGGATTTGGTGCAGAGAGGGATGTGCATGGGGGTGGCCTTCAAACTTGCTTGGGGAGGAGAGGCGGTGCCACTCCTAGGGTGCCACTGACTTCTCCGTCACCAGACCCTGCCTGAGTCTCCCATTATGTCCTAGGTAACCTGGCTGCCCTTCCCCTGGCCTAGCGGCCCACAGGGCCCTCCTGCCAGGGCTGTGCCATCTGTGTGGGAGCCCGGCCCCACCCTGGTGTGCTCTCCACGCAGGTGCTGGGGCTCGTGCGGGTCCCACTGTACACCCAGAAGGACCGAGTCGGCGGCCTGCCCAACTTCCTGAGCAACGCCTTCACCAGCACAGCCAAGCACCAGCTCCTCTTCGCCCTCAAGGTGCTCAACATGATGCCGGAGGAGAAGCTGGCTGAGGCCTTGGCGGcagccacagaaaaacaaaagaaggccCTGGAGAAGCTGCTCTCTTCTTCCTGAGGTTGCTTCTGTGCCACGTGTCCGCTGCCCTTCCCCCCAGTTTATTTACGCCCACAGGCTGAGAGCGGGCCCTGAATTCCTGTTTGTACCCCATTCCAACTGCATGGGGCAGGTGCACATCTTATCTCCACTACCCTGAGCAGTTACCAGCTGGTGGCGGGGCCAGTGGGATCCCTGCCCGCCCTCAGGGCAGCTGGTGCCCTGAGCCTGGCTGTCCAGGATCACACCTTCCTCTGTGTCTCATGGGCTGTGGAGGCCCCACAGGTTGTCTGACTTTTCCAGGTGGGTGGGTGTTTGTGCACTTAGACAGTTGAGTTGGTTGGTTCTTGTGCAGGATACCTTTTTCTAGGGTGACTCATTCCCCAGGGCCTGGAGCAGGGTAGGATGCTGTACTAttaattgtggtggtggttagcTTTACTTAGTAAGATTTTCTCTTCCATGGTGTGTGAGCTGTGGGTGAGGCTTCAGAGTAGCTCTGCCCAACTGGGGCTTGGGCCCTGCCCCCAAGGGGTGGCCAGGGGCAGCTGTAGATGGGTTTGTGAAGGAGGAAAGAGCAGCTCTGTGCATCCTCTGGTCCTGGCTGCCCCCCATGGCTGGGGACAGGAGGTGTCCCCTTCTGCCACCACCCAGGACATGAGGACAGGCAGGCTGGGCCCCTGCTCAGGGTAGAGTCATCGCAGGCCTCTCGTCCCGGGTGGAGCTACCCTCCAGCTCCGTTTACTGCGGCACCGCCAGCCTTGGGCCTGACCCGCCCCTCTCCTGATGCCGGTGGCTCCGGCTGTGCGGGGCTGAGCCCACTactctttgctttgctttgcgaGCCCCCTCTCTCCATTCCCAGCACGGTCTGCAGGCAGCTCCAGGGGCTGATGTGGAAGTACTGGCCGGGGTGCAGAATGACAGCCGCAGAGCTACCACAGGACAGGAAAGTCACCACTGTCAGCCTCCCTGCTCTGGAAAGACTCCTCAGTGAAGCTACCAGTTCCCCCGGCGCCTGCCTGGCCCGGGCGTCGATTCTGCCTTCGAGCCTCTATGCAGTGGCCAGCATGTGTGGGCAGAGGCACTTGGTTCTGTGAATAAAACGCCTGTACCTTGCTCCTCTCTTCTATTCTGGGCCGCGGAGGTGTGCTTTGTTCTCCAGGTAACTTCTGTAGAATTATGGGGGCTGGGGGCTTGGCTTGGCATGGCTCTCCCCTTCCTTTGGTCTGTCAGTACTGCATGTTTGATCAGACCGAGACCCTCACCAGCTGACCTTAAGTTTTATTTTCCAGCAAATGACATACGCTGCCCGGGCGCCCCAGTCCTCACCCAGCAGGGCAAATCTCAGTGTGGTGACTGGCTCTCTCCCCGAGGCCCTGCCAGGTTCTGGGTGAGAGGCCCTCGTCCTGCCTCCGTGTGGGCCTCGCTGCCCTCACACTGGCCAAGTCCTGTCCTGTCCGCGGCTGCTCCTGGGGCCAATCCTCTGGCCCCGCTGGGACCTGGCCTGCTGCTGCCGTCTCTCTCCACCCTCCTGTTCTCTGGGCACACAGCTTCAGGGTGGATCTATCACCCGACGTCAGAGTCTGACgagagagagagggctgaggTGGGCACTGGCTCAGCTGGCTGGCAGGCTCCTGGGTTGGCAGGTACTCACCATCCCTCCTGGCTAAGGCTCCCGCCAGTTCTCTTTCCCGTGGAGCACTTGCAGCTTCTCCAGGCTCTGGGTCACTGAGCATAGCACTCGCCCTAAGGATGGGAGCAGCTGGTTTGGCTTTGGAAGTCGGAGCAGCTGCAGGAGGAAGGCGGGtcttgggggcattaggaatggGTGACCCTGAGGGTCAGTGGGCTGGGGTAGGGCCTGCCCCACAGTGCCCAGGGGCTCTCTCCACTCACCCACATCTGGTGCCCAGGTGAGGGCCACTGGCTGCCCTCCTGGAGACCTACCCATCTCATGGACTCGATCCTCCAGTGCTTGTGAAAGCTCACGGAGGCTCAGGGTCTGCAGAGAGGCCTGCCAGGCTTTGGGGGCTGTGGAGCAGAGAGCTAGGTGGGCCTGGGGTCTGTGTCCTCACCGGCTGTGCCTCTGTCCTGAGCCACTGtgccgccccccccccccacccgccACTTGTTGCCCAAAGCCACAGGGCCCAGCCCCAGGAGTGAGCATGAGGGCCTGTGGCCTAGTGTGACGCTGTGCCCTGGGGTTGCCCCCACCGGAGGCTGCAGAAGTCACTAGGTTCTAGGCAGCGCGGCTGCTCGTGGCCCAAGGGCCTTTACCTCCCACCCCGGGAGAGGCTGTGAGGACATGGGTCGAAGTGGGGTGTCCTCAACCTGGAGTCTGGGGTGGTATGTGTGAAGGGACCTGGGGCTGTCAGTGCTACCCAAGGGAGAAAatggtgaaaaaataaaacatggcatGGGGAgcatcccacccccacctcccagtcCAGGCCAAGGCGCCGGCCGTACCAGCTGCTGGGGAGGCTGGGCCCAGAGTGGCCCCATGGGGGAACTCGTCTTGCTTCAGTCGGGCCGAGAGCTCAGCTTGACAGGCTCTACGGGAAATGAAACCAAGTGCTGATGAGGACAGAGGCCTGGCAGCAGTGTCCAGGGCACAGCAGACGCCCCCCACCTCCCCGAGAGTGTGGGGTGGCTCTGCCCTGTGCTGCAAGCTGGCCTCGATGGCTGGGCAAGCTCCTGGGCCTGAGCCCTGGCAGAGGAGGGCCTCTGCAGGGTGTGCAGATTCTCTCGGCCCCCTTCCTGCCTGCGTCGGTCCTGCAGGAAGGAAGAGCCACAGCGAAATGGGGGGGGTGGCAGAGAGTGACCCCAGGAGGCCCTGAAAGCAGCCCCTTGGCTGAAGAATCTGCAGGAAATGGTGACTCAGGGCCCGGCCTCAGCCAGGGGGCAGCTCAGGTGCCCACTCACCGCAGCTGGTCCAGGGCGAGAGCAGCGTCCCGGGCGAGGCCCCGGGTCTCCTGCAGCTGGGTGTGGACGTCCTTGCGGGCACCGTCCTGCTCCAGGAGGCAGCCCTCCACCACAGCGCGCAGCTCCTGCTCCTGTGACACCCGGCCGCGCATGGCCTCCACCTCCTCACAGCGCTGCGGCAGGAGTGGGGGGCCAGAGGTGAGGGGGGCTGGGCAAGCAGACCGGGGCTGCAGCTGACGCAAGGCCTTGGCTGCAGGGGCCGGGGGCCCCCACCCCAGGATGCATCTCTGCCATCCTCACTGGCTCCCTCTCTCTACTGGGGGGGCAGGAAGGGGGGAGCTATCTCCACCT comes from the Manis pentadactyla isolate mManPen7 chromosome 10, mManPen7.hap1, whole genome shotgun sequence genome and includes:
- the NUDT16L1 gene encoding tudor-interacting repair regulator protein — its product is MPLRGSALAAGGSAKMSTAGLPELKQISRVEAMRLGPGWSHSCHAMLYAANPGQLFGRIPMRFSVLMQMRFDGLLGFPGGFVDRRFWSLEDGLNRVLGLGLGCLRLTEADYLSSHLTEGPHRVVAHLYARQLTLEQLHAVEISAVHSRDHGLEVLGLVRVPLYTQKDRVGGLPNFLSNAFTSTAKHQLLFALKVLNMMPEEKLAEALAAATEKQKKALEKLLSSS